Proteins encoded in a region of the Leptolyngbya sp. CCY15150 genome:
- a CDS encoding undecaprenyl-diphosphate phosphatase — protein sequence MAESTSAIANLSIIQSMVLGIVQGLTEFLPISSTAHIKVVPVALGWGDPGVAFTAFIQLGSILSILWYFWGDLSQVVMGTLRAIKTSNYDSTDFRIGLGILVGTVPIVIGGLVLKVLVPNFDESPLRSMAAIAFASIVMSLLLAWAEYQGKRKRTYEDLGTRDGMLMGLAQTLALMPGVSRSGSTLTAGLLMGMHRPAAARFSFLLGIPAITLAGVVGLKDLVDVGFEGTSIAALIAGFITATISSYLAIAWLLNFLKTHSTWVFVWYRLGFGVIILGSIWMGLIDNR from the coding sequence GTGGCTGAGTCAACGTCAGCGATCGCCAACCTAAGCATTATTCAATCCATGGTGCTTGGTATTGTTCAAGGCTTGACAGAATTTCTGCCCATCAGCAGCACCGCCCACATTAAAGTCGTTCCGGTTGCCTTGGGATGGGGCGATCCGGGGGTTGCCTTCACTGCCTTTATTCAGTTGGGCAGCATCTTATCGATTCTTTGGTATTTCTGGGGCGATTTGAGCCAAGTTGTCATGGGTACCCTTCGCGCCATCAAAACCTCTAACTATGACTCCACGGATTTTCGTATTGGCTTGGGCATCCTTGTCGGAACCGTTCCGATTGTGATAGGCGGATTGGTTCTCAAGGTGCTTGTGCCCAATTTTGACGAGTCTCCCTTGCGCAGCATGGCAGCGATCGCCTTTGCCTCAATTGTCATGTCTCTGCTTTTGGCTTGGGCCGAATATCAGGGCAAACGCAAACGTACCTATGAAGACTTAGGTACCCGGGATGGCATGTTGATGGGACTAGCCCAAACTCTTGCCCTCATGCCTGGTGTTTCCCGCTCTGGTTCCACGCTCACGGCAGGATTATTGATGGGGATGCATCGCCCAGCGGCGGCCCGTTTCTCATTCTTGCTGGGTATTCCAGCCATTACCCTAGCGGGTGTGGTGGGTTTGAAGGATTTGGTTGACGTCGGCTTCGAGGGAACCAGTATTGCAGCCCTGATCGCTGGATTTATCACGGCAACGATCTCCTCATACCTGGCAATTGCCTGGCTCCTAAACTTTCTAAAGACGCACAGCACTTGGGTCTTTGTGTGGTATCGCCTAGGGTTTGGGGTGATTATTCTAGGCTCTATCTGGATGGGGCTGATCGACAACAGATAG
- a CDS encoding DUF3120 domain-containing protein, whose protein sequence is MFPTEPYTHVIEAVVPTDSALPRVDASPNASWHLSSPWPVFLGAVFLVSVPVLFQASLVRWQPELSLSLTAAWLGLALWLCQRERTRLWGDLLVGFTWTWFAGSIYWGWMRWEPLWHLPVEAIALPLAVICLMRRQAIVGSWFYLGSLFGTVVTDLYFYLCDVVPAWRQVMRANPDELHSIFQGALARITTPWGLALGLTLVGILIFVGYMPLHLQRHYTWAFGGAVLSTLLVDGLFLIAAIAA, encoded by the coding sequence TTGTTTCCTACAGAGCCTTACACCCATGTCATTGAAGCCGTAGTGCCTACCGACTCGGCATTGCCACGTGTTGATGCGAGTCCTAATGCAAGCTGGCATCTATCATCGCCCTGGCCCGTGTTTCTCGGGGCAGTTTTTTTAGTATCCGTGCCGGTTTTGTTTCAAGCTTCCTTGGTGCGCTGGCAGCCTGAGCTGAGCCTCTCGCTAACAGCGGCATGGCTAGGTTTAGCCCTATGGCTCTGTCAACGAGAGCGTACCCGCCTGTGGGGAGACCTGCTGGTGGGCTTTACGTGGACGTGGTTTGCTGGTTCCATCTATTGGGGATGGATGCGCTGGGAGCCTCTTTGGCATCTCCCGGTTGAAGCGATCGCCCTTCCCCTAGCTGTGATCTGCTTAATGCGCCGTCAGGCAATAGTCGGCAGTTGGTTCTATCTTGGCTCTCTCTTTGGTACGGTCGTTACAGACCTATACTTTTATCTATGCGACGTCGTTCCGGCTTGGCGACAGGTGATGCGCGCTAACCCCGACGAGCTCCATTCCATCTTTCAGGGTGCTTTGGCTCGCATTACGACTCCATGGGGGCTAGCCTTAGGTCTGACCCTCGTGGGAATTTTGATTTTTGTCGGCTATATGCCTCTACATCTCCAACGTCACTACACGTGGGCGTTTGGGGGGGCTGTGCTTAGTACATTGTTAGTAGACGGACTCTTTTTGATCGCTGCGATCGCCGCCTGA
- a CDS encoding adenylate/guanylate cyclase domain-containing protein → MDSQLVPHLILRTESGNRYLSLTGTSCWTVGRGDDNNFVLPDRWISRNHAMLQQMETGDFYLIDLGSRNGSFVNGRRVTVPVTLRNGDGLTFGQTELEFYCPSSDPLPEAKAGESSQDFTATATLHVRRLISVLVVDIRDYTVMTRQLDEKILSEVIGTWFRRAGDIIREYGSWVDKYIGDAIMAVWIHGSQEVDHSEMIRIAQALSALHEMTSQLHERYPLPFPVRVGAGVNTGYAMVGNTGTGDRPDYTALGDTVNAAFRLESATKEIGMDVALGEVTYKYLAESMQHTELFQQRKVELKGYDVPTITYASFFADLDKFLRINGYR, encoded by the coding sequence GTGGATTCACAACTTGTTCCCCATCTCATCCTACGGACAGAGTCCGGCAACCGTTATCTCTCTTTGACTGGCACAAGCTGCTGGACTGTAGGTCGAGGAGACGATAACAACTTTGTGTTGCCGGATCGCTGGATTTCTCGGAATCATGCCATGCTCCAGCAAATGGAGACAGGCGACTTCTACCTGATTGATCTCGGTAGTCGTAATGGGTCGTTTGTCAACGGCCGGCGCGTTACCGTGCCCGTCACCTTACGCAACGGCGACGGCCTCACCTTTGGGCAAACCGAGCTTGAGTTTTACTGTCCATCCAGCGATCCCCTCCCTGAGGCCAAGGCAGGTGAAAGTTCTCAAGACTTTACCGCAACGGCCACCCTCCATGTCCGCCGGCTGATCTCGGTTTTGGTGGTCGATATCCGAGACTATACGGTGATGACCCGTCAGCTCGATGAGAAAATTCTGTCGGAGGTGATTGGCACCTGGTTTCGCCGCGCCGGAGATATCATTCGGGAATACGGCAGTTGGGTTGACAAATATATTGGCGATGCCATCATGGCGGTCTGGATTCACGGATCCCAGGAAGTTGACCATAGTGAAATGATTCGGATTGCCCAAGCCCTCAGCGCTCTCCATGAAATGACCAGCCAGCTCCACGAGCGCTATCCCTTGCCCTTTCCGGTACGAGTGGGCGCTGGGGTGAACACAGGCTATGCCATGGTGGGTAATACCGGTACCGGCGATCGCCCCGACTATACCGCCCTGGGGGATACGGTGAATGCCGCGTTCCGTCTCGAATCGGCAACCAAAGAAATTGGCATGGATGTCGCCCTCGGTGAAGTCACCTACAAATATCTAGCTGAGTCGATGCAGCATACGGAGCTCTTTCAGCAACGCAAGGTGGAGCTGAAAGGATATGACGTGCCAACCATTACCTATGCCAGCTTTTTTGCCGATTTAGACAAGTTTCTGCGCATCAACGGCTACCGCTAG
- the psbU gene encoding photosystem II complex extrinsic protein PsbU produces the protein MKRLVGALMIVGLLLSCLSWLGVPQPAFAANLASVSWTSSPVLAAELRNSVDDKLATEFGKKIDLNNTNVRAFTQYPGLYPTIASKILRNAPFETVEDVLKMPGLSERQLEILKANLDNFTVSDPDAALVEGGDRFNNGVYGG, from the coding sequence ATGAAACGACTGGTTGGCGCGTTGATGATAGTAGGATTGTTGCTAAGTTGCCTGAGTTGGCTAGGGGTGCCTCAGCCGGCGTTTGCCGCCAACCTGGCATCTGTATCCTGGACGTCATCACCGGTTTTAGCAGCCGAGTTAAGAAACTCCGTTGATGATAAGCTCGCCACCGAGTTTGGTAAAAAGATCGACCTTAACAACACCAACGTTCGCGCATTTACCCAATACCCAGGTCTATACCCCACCATTGCTAGCAAGATTCTCCGAAATGCACCGTTTGAGACGGTTGAGGATGTGCTGAAAATGCCAGGGCTCAGCGAGCGTCAACTTGAAATTTTGAAGGCTAATCTGGATAATTTCACCGTGTCAGATCCAGATGCTGCCTTGGTAGAAGGAGGCGATCGCTTCAACAATGGAGTGTATGGCGGGTAG
- the nadB gene encoding L-aspartate oxidase produces the protein MPQQVQPQRFDVLVIGGGAAGLYSALCLPRHYRVGLITKETLAQSASDWAQGGIAAAIASDDSVQLHLEDTLSAGAGLCDLDAVRYLVNQAPDCIESLLELGVAFDQSGDRPALTLEAAHRRPRVLHAADATGRAVVVTLTRHVYQRPNIDVLSGTFVFDLWLNPETGECQGAIALHNGVIQAIEAAVVVLATGGGGQVFSQTTNPPASTGDGVAMAWRAGATLRDLEFMQFHPTALMKPGAPHFLISEAVRGEGAHLLDQHGHRFMFDYHPAGELASRDIVSRSIYQHLQQQTIQASQNGDRSIPHVWLDLRPIAPEVIQRRFPTIIQRCQSYGIDVFTQPIPVAPAAHYWMGGVLTDLESATSISRLYAVGETASTGVHGANRLASNSLLECVVFGHNMAHLPLPPPWRDRPGDVPTRSAPAGIDAGLSDFHEWRSHLQQWVWSHAGICREQASLDQAIAQVAALRQQFNHHGFSQWLLNTALPQMSHSSMAVDASQIATLQTWGELRNLLDIASLILKSAAFRTESRGGHYRRDYPDAIAPWQVHTLVQDDRLYTSTPASPQVVELP, from the coding sequence GTGCCCCAACAAGTGCAGCCCCAGCGTTTCGATGTCTTGGTGATTGGTGGGGGGGCAGCCGGACTCTATTCCGCACTGTGTTTACCCCGGCATTACCGGGTGGGGTTGATTACCAAAGAAACGCTAGCACAGTCGGCGAGTGACTGGGCCCAGGGGGGTATTGCCGCCGCGATCGCCAGTGATGACTCTGTGCAACTGCACTTAGAAGACACGCTCAGTGCTGGGGCCGGGCTCTGCGATTTGGATGCGGTGCGCTATTTGGTGAACCAAGCGCCAGACTGCATTGAATCGTTGCTGGAGTTGGGGGTCGCCTTTGATCAATCCGGCGATCGCCCGGCGCTGACCCTGGAGGCCGCCCATCGCCGGCCGCGGGTGCTCCATGCCGCAGATGCCACGGGGCGGGCGGTGGTGGTGACGCTAACGCGCCATGTCTATCAGCGTCCCAATATAGACGTCCTCTCCGGCACCTTCGTCTTTGACCTGTGGCTCAATCCGGAGACCGGCGAGTGCCAGGGAGCGATCGCCCTCCATAATGGCGTCATTCAAGCGATTGAAGCAGCGGTGGTGGTGCTGGCCACCGGGGGCGGCGGGCAGGTTTTTTCCCAAACGACGAATCCTCCAGCCAGCACCGGCGATGGCGTGGCCATGGCCTGGCGGGCAGGGGCGACGCTGCGAGATCTGGAATTTATGCAGTTCCATCCCACAGCCTTGATGAAACCGGGCGCGCCCCATTTCTTGATCAGCGAAGCCGTGCGAGGCGAAGGAGCCCATCTGCTCGATCAGCACGGCCATCGGTTTATGTTTGACTATCATCCGGCCGGGGAATTGGCCTCCCGAGACATTGTCAGCCGGTCGATTTATCAACATCTGCAGCAGCAAACCATCCAGGCAAGTCAAAACGGCGATCGCTCCATTCCCCACGTATGGCTCGATCTACGCCCGATTGCACCGGAGGTGATTCAGCGACGATTTCCCACCATTATCCAGCGCTGCCAGAGCTATGGCATTGATGTGTTCACCCAGCCGATCCCGGTGGCACCTGCCGCCCACTACTGGATGGGCGGGGTGTTGACGGATCTAGAGAGCGCCACGTCAATTTCTAGACTCTATGCCGTAGGGGAAACCGCCAGCACCGGCGTGCATGGTGCCAATCGCCTGGCCAGCAACTCCCTGCTAGAATGCGTCGTGTTTGGCCACAACATGGCCCATCTGCCCTTGCCGCCCCCTTGGCGCGATCGCCCTGGTGATGTGCCCACCCGGTCAGCACCAGCGGGGATCGATGCAGGGCTGTCGGACTTCCATGAGTGGCGATCGCACCTACAGCAATGGGTTTGGAGTCATGCGGGCATTTGTCGTGAGCAGGCAAGTCTCGATCAGGCGATCGCCCAAGTCGCGGCTCTGCGCCAGCAGTTTAATCACCATGGGTTCAGTCAGTGGTTGCTCAACACCGCTCTGCCCCAAATGTCCCATAGCTCCATGGCTGTCGATGCTTCTCAGATTGCCACGCTGCAAACCTGGGGTGAATTGCGCAATCTGTTAGACATCGCCAGCCTCATCCTCAAAAGCGCCGCCTTTCGCACCGAAAGCCGAGGCGGCCACTATCGGCGAGACTACCCGGACGCGATCGCTCCATGGCAGGTGCATACCCTGGTGCAGGACGACCGTTTGTATACCTCCACGCCCGCAAGTCCACAGGTGGTTGAATTGCCCTAG
- a CDS encoding DUF1825 family protein — translation MGFFDSDIVQQEAKQLFEDYQSLVNLGSDYGKFDREGKKLYIEQMEAVMDRYRIFMKRFELSEDFMAQMTVEQMKTQLGQFGITPQQMFDQMNLTLERMKAELERNP, via the coding sequence ATGGGATTTTTTGACTCCGACATTGTTCAACAAGAGGCAAAGCAGCTCTTCGAGGATTATCAGTCGCTAGTGAATTTAGGTAGCGACTACGGTAAGTTTGACCGAGAGGGCAAGAAGCTCTACATCGAGCAGATGGAAGCGGTGATGGATCGCTATCGCATCTTTATGAAGCGTTTTGAGCTATCCGAAGACTTTATGGCCCAGATGACGGTTGAACAAATGAAGACCCAGCTAGGGCAGTTTGGCATCACGCCGCAGCAAATGTTTGACCAAATGAATCTAACCTTAGAGCGCATGAAGGCTGAGCTAGAACGGAATCCATAG
- a CDS encoding alternative oxidase has product MIRLLVGILVFVINVLYRDRPYPRFYVLETVARVPYFAYLSVLHLYETVGLWRKADWLKVHFAESWNELHHLLIMEDLGGNDRWIDRFLAQHAALLYYWIVVGLYLVTPKSAYHFMELVEGHAYDTYDKFLTENEADLKAQPAPQVAINYYRDGDLYMFDEFQTAVVAESRRPAVDNLYDVFVNIRDDEAEHVKTMVACQAADTTTMKSPHAPAFAASNAEVAFAPGEQRAVTE; this is encoded by the coding sequence ATGATTCGACTTCTCGTTGGAATCTTGGTTTTTGTCATCAACGTGCTCTATCGCGATCGCCCCTATCCACGTTTTTATGTATTAGAAACCGTTGCTCGTGTTCCCTACTTTGCCTATCTCTCGGTTCTACATTTGTATGAAACCGTTGGGCTGTGGCGCAAGGCGGATTGGCTCAAGGTTCACTTTGCAGAATCGTGGAATGAGCTACACCACTTGTTGATTATGGAAGACCTGGGTGGGAACGATCGCTGGATCGATCGCTTCTTGGCTCAACATGCGGCCCTGTTGTACTACTGGATTGTTGTAGGTCTCTATCTAGTGACGCCTAAGTCGGCCTATCACTTCATGGAACTCGTGGAAGGCCATGCCTACGACACTTACGACAAGTTTCTGACTGAAAACGAAGCTGACCTCAAGGCCCAGCCAGCTCCCCAGGTTGCGATCAACTACTACCGCGATGGCGATCTCTACATGTTTGATGAATTTCAAACCGCCGTTGTAGCCGAGTCTCGCCGTCCTGCCGTAGACAATTTATACGATGTCTTCGTCAACATTCGAGATGATGAAGCTGAACATGTGAAAACCATGGTGGCCTGTCAGGCGGCAGATACCACGACTATGAAAAGCCCCCATGCTCCAGCTTTTGCTGCCTCTAACGCAGAGGTGGCCTTTGCTCCCGGTGAACAACGGGCGGTTACTGAGTAG
- a CDS encoding DUF6398 domain-containing protein, protein MLDPHPSATPPVLGQIPHHVQDTYQAIAQLLEMICRDHFDPDLADWGKAIAAALCRQADDLIIRGQTNVWACGILHAIAKVNGWLEPDHPRHLSPSALYAACGASASATHRRSKQICDRLHLADDAQWQIPTPPPAVNWMVSVKGLAVDAHLLPRSLQEQAVQQGLIPSLPPLDQELPGTKSGVSRP, encoded by the coding sequence ATGCTCGATCCCCACCCTTCTGCCACTCCCCCAGTTTTGGGACAGATCCCCCATCATGTTCAAGATACCTACCAAGCGATCGCTCAACTACTAGAGATGATCTGCCGTGATCATTTTGATCCTGACCTAGCAGACTGGGGGAAGGCGATCGCTGCAGCCCTCTGTCGCCAAGCGGATGATCTGATCATCCGTGGACAAACGAACGTCTGGGCCTGCGGCATCCTCCACGCGATCGCCAAGGTCAATGGCTGGCTAGAGCCCGATCATCCCAGACACCTGAGCCCGTCTGCGCTCTATGCCGCCTGCGGTGCTAGCGCCAGCGCCACCCATCGACGCTCCAAGCAAATTTGCGATCGCCTCCATCTAGCCGATGATGCCCAGTGGCAGATTCCCACCCCACCCCCTGCCGTGAACTGGATGGTATCGGTGAAGGGTCTAGCCGTTGATGCGCACCTGCTGCCGCGATCGCTGCAAGAACAGGCGGTGCAGCAGGGGCTCATCCCTTCTCTGCCACCGTTAGATCAAGAGCTTCCCGGTACTAAATCAGGGGTTTCTAGGCCATGA
- a CDS encoding glycosyltransferase family 39 protein: protein MQRLERWSEQLLIAGLLLAALLLLTWNGGTLPLRDWDEGTIAQVAREIWRADPSDLRWLYPTLWGEPYFNKPPLIHNLIALAYHIGGVNEWTSRLPCALLTAASVPMLYAVGREIFVGRSAAVLGALVYLTMLPIARHGRLAMLDGTVLCFFLLLVWCVLRSRRNPRWALGIGLAFGLIGLTKGILALLLGAIALGFLFWDSPRLLTSLYLWGGIGLGATPVMAWYAAQGIYYGADFLETHMLGQSFSRVWEPVENHQGPPWYYLLEVVKYCWPWLMFVPIALQTAWRSRAMSWAKLVLVWGGGYLLVISVMSTKLPWYVLPIYPAIALAIAVPLSQVWQQTSLLSDGERPLRPPHWWVGSFGLMAIAGWGGGIYFGSWTALEDSGLQLTLFSFGFTATLCALLCHRGDRQFISILVWGTYVSLLLFMSTPHWIWELSEDYPVQPVAALVRQLPADAEIFTSHHGRPSLNFYSDRRVIPAAQPRLERQWQRSPGTYFLLDANALQRLDTTDAQVLGQVDGWTLMTRRSTTPVWPQGVESVYAPALPASPLTD from the coding sequence ATGCAGCGTCTGGAACGCTGGTCTGAGCAACTGCTCATTGCTGGGCTGCTGCTAGCAGCACTTCTGCTATTGACTTGGAATGGAGGGACGCTGCCCCTGCGCGACTGGGATGAAGGCACGATCGCCCAAGTGGCACGAGAAATCTGGCGAGCCGATCCATCCGACTTGCGATGGCTATACCCCACCCTTTGGGGAGAGCCCTACTTCAACAAGCCGCCGTTGATCCATAACTTAATCGCCTTGGCCTACCACATAGGTGGCGTGAATGAGTGGACAAGCCGGCTGCCCTGCGCCTTGCTAACGGCGGCATCCGTACCAATGCTCTATGCTGTGGGGCGAGAGATCTTTGTGGGGCGATCGGCGGCAGTGTTGGGGGCGCTGGTGTATTTGACGATGCTGCCGATCGCCCGCCATGGACGGCTAGCGATGCTAGATGGGACAGTGCTGTGCTTTTTCTTGCTGCTGGTGTGGTGCGTCCTGCGATCGCGTCGGAATCCACGCTGGGCCTTAGGAATTGGTCTTGCTTTTGGTCTCATTGGTCTCACCAAGGGCATTCTGGCGCTGCTCTTGGGGGCGATCGCCCTAGGTTTCCTATTCTGGGATTCGCCACGGCTGCTGACGTCGTTATACCTTTGGGGCGGCATTGGCCTTGGGGCAACTCCAGTGATGGCCTGGTACGCAGCCCAGGGAATCTACTACGGCGCTGATTTTCTAGAAACCCATATGCTAGGTCAGTCCTTCAGCCGAGTGTGGGAGCCGGTGGAAAACCATCAGGGGCCGCCCTGGTATTACCTGCTGGAAGTAGTGAAATACTGCTGGCCCTGGCTGATGTTCGTCCCGATCGCCTTGCAAACAGCATGGCGCAGTCGGGCGATGAGCTGGGCCAAGCTGGTGTTGGTGTGGGGTGGCGGCTATTTACTGGTGATTTCGGTGATGAGCACCAAGCTGCCTTGGTATGTGTTGCCTATCTACCCAGCGATCGCCCTGGCTATTGCTGTGCCGCTGAGCCAAGTCTGGCAGCAAACCTCCCTGCTTTCAGATGGAGAGCGGCCGCTGCGCCCTCCCCATTGGTGGGTAGGCAGCTTTGGTCTGATGGCGATCGCTGGCTGGGGCGGGGGGATCTATTTTGGATCGTGGACGGCCCTTGAAGATTCTGGTTTACAACTCACCCTCTTTTCCTTTGGCTTTACCGCCACCCTGTGCGCGCTTCTATGCCACCGAGGCGATCGCCAGTTTATTAGCATTTTGGTTTGGGGTACCTATGTGTCGCTGCTGCTGTTCATGTCTACCCCCCATTGGATCTGGGAATTATCCGAAGACTACCCCGTGCAGCCGGTGGCAGCTCTGGTTCGCCAGCTCCCTGCTGATGCCGAAATTTTTACCTCCCATCATGGGCGACCGTCCCTCAACTTCTACAGCGATCGCCGAGTGATTCCTGCCGCCCAGCCTCGGCTTGAACGCCAATGGCAGCGATCGCCCGGCACCTATTTCTTACTGGATGCAAATGCGCTACAGCGCCTGGATACAACCGATGCTCAAGTGTTAGGACAGGTGGACGGCTGGACATTGATGACGCGGCGGTCTACAACCCCAGTTTGGCCGCAGGGTGTAGAGTCAGTTTATGCGCCAGCCCTACCTGCATCCCCATTAACCGACTAG
- a CDS encoding Mo-dependent nitrogenase C-terminal domain-containing protein — translation MHVTSSKPSGHHLRLDPLRPLRQWLNQLTVQRPWLARLILRLIPAQCPFERDIRILGRVVGHIPPLCKLNPIYDELVYLRFRALCYLVDDCGEDPTRYAR, via the coding sequence ATGCATGTAACCTCTTCCAAGCCATCTGGGCACCACCTTCGTCTTGATCCGCTGCGCCCCCTGCGTCAGTGGCTCAATCAATTGACCGTCCAGCGTCCCTGGCTGGCCCGCCTAATTTTGCGACTGATTCCTGCCCAATGCCCCTTTGAGCGTGATATTCGCATCCTCGGTCGGGTTGTGGGTCACATCCCGCCGTTATGTAAGCTCAACCCCATCTACGACGAGTTGGTCTATCTACGCTTTCGCGCCTTGTGTTACTTGGTGGATGACTGTGGGGAAGACCCAACCCGCTACGCCCGATAG
- a CDS encoding HAD family hydrolase produces the protein MTNAELVSRSEFHPWGRHSDALSGVTLFCDFDGPIMDVSERYYHTYCSGLADTQHHYQSLGQPLQLAPLSQEQFWRMKQDRTPDTEIAMRSGLEPSQVSWFLKRVKQIVNQDTLLAQDRLQAGVIWALHLLHSHGARLVLVTLRQRDQVKQILNQHHLNHLFAAVWGAGDRDAAYNNHAQHKADLLRQAIAHSLQGGYSANRAYMIGDTEADIIAGQTHGISTFAVTCGIRSRSYLEQFEPTHIHSDLLTIAHQLLNCPALDYRA, from the coding sequence ATGACAAACGCTGAACTAGTCAGTCGATCTGAGTTTCACCCTTGGGGTCGGCATTCAGATGCTTTATCTGGCGTTACATTGTTTTGCGACTTCGATGGCCCGATCATGGACGTGTCGGAACGGTACTATCACACCTACTGCTCGGGGCTCGCAGATACCCAGCATCACTACCAGTCCCTGGGGCAACCGTTACAGCTTGCGCCTCTCAGCCAAGAGCAATTCTGGCGCATGAAGCAAGATCGCACGCCGGATACTGAAATTGCCATGCGGTCTGGGCTGGAGCCGTCGCAAGTGTCTTGGTTCCTCAAGCGCGTGAAGCAAATTGTGAATCAAGATACACTTCTAGCTCAAGACCGACTCCAGGCTGGGGTCATTTGGGCCCTGCATCTGCTCCATTCCCACGGAGCGCGGCTGGTGCTTGTGACCCTGCGTCAGCGAGATCAGGTGAAGCAGATTCTCAACCAGCACCACCTGAATCACCTGTTTGCAGCCGTATGGGGAGCCGGCGATCGCGATGCGGCGTACAACAACCATGCCCAGCACAAAGCTGACCTGCTTCGGCAGGCGATCGCCCATAGCCTTCAGGGTGGCTACTCGGCAAACCGAGCCTACATGATTGGCGACACAGAAGCCGACATCATTGCCGGGCAAACCCATGGCATTAGCACCTTTGCGGTCACCTGTGGCATTCGCAGCCGTAGCTACCTAGAGCAGTTTGAGCCCACTCATATTCACAGCGATTTGTTAACCATTGCCCATCAACTGCTCAACTGCCCTGCCCTAGACTATCGGGCGTAG